The Primulina tabacum isolate GXHZ01 chromosome 1, ASM2559414v2, whole genome shotgun sequence genome contains the following window.
AACCCTTTTTTGTATATAGAATTTCTctttttattttgattaaaataaggGGCCTGTTTAATTTGTTTGGACAAGAAATTCCTTAATtaaattcttttcaaaatgCTAATTTGagtataaaacaaaaataaagttAATTACCCATGCAAAGTGATAAAAACACGCCCCACCACCCCTCTTTAAATGAGAATAGATTAAAGGAGAAAGAATAACGCTTTAATTGATTCGCACTCGTATTGAAAGTTTACACCATTATATTGTTTATCCTAATCGTATATTTGAATTAGATATAAAATAGAGcaaaaataattatcaatttttaataatttgtctaatctttattaaaaaataatcataaaaaataaaataaatttatatttcgaGATTGGAGAGTGAACAAAataatcattaatttttttgaacaaACAAATTCTTTTATTACAAAAACATTTTCTCCAAAAACACTAGCTAGAGTCTAGAAACCCCTTCCAAACCTTTCTTTAATCACTTTCTATTTTTCTCCGACTTTGTACAAGTGTTTTATATAATAAGTTGATGACCATGGCTGAATATAATACCAGAGCCGAAACTACGCACAACCTTCGAGCCGAAAtgatggaagaagaagaagaagagaagAACATGCACCAAGAAGACAGAGCCGGAGTACCATCTGCAGGCTATACAGTTAGATCAAATCGAAGCAGACTCCCACTTATCTGCTCATTCATCGCCATCGTTATAGTCTTAGCTGGAATCACCGTTCTCACGGTTTGGCTAGTTTATCGACCCCGCAAACCCAAGTTCAGTGTCGTCAGTGCAGCTGTGTATGAACTCAACGCCACCTCTTCGCCTTTCATGTACACAGCCATGCAGTTCACTGTGGTCATCAGGAACCCCAACAAGCGACTCTCCATTTTTTACGACCAATTTTCTGCATTTGTTTCCTATAAAAACCAGGCCATCACTCCGCAAGTGACACTGCCCCCACTATTTCAAGAACCCAAGAGCACGGTGGCGCTTTCTCCAGTGCTAGGAGGCGCACAGGTGCCTGTGGCGGCGGAGGTGGTCGGCGCGCTATCGATGGACGAGGCTTACGGGGCGGTGGGTCTGAGCCTGGTGCTGACAGGGAAGATGGAGTACAATGCTGGAACCATAATTAAGAGTATGGGACATTATCGAGTCTATGTGAGGTGTGATTTTTTTGTGGGATTGAAGAAAGGATTCTCGGCGCCAATGCCTCTTATTGGATCCAATTATCTGCTCTGCAGAGTTGATGTATGAAATTTCAATTTGatgaatatatattaataattctCAATTTAATTCCATTTGCGTTACGAATTGAGGTGTGATTTCTAAGGTATTGGTACTGAAGAATAATAATTATTGCTTCACATAAATCACGAACGAGAATATGATGGATATACAAATTGAAGTCCATTAAATTATGTGTACACAAATGAGATGCTATTCCTTCTTTTTTCAAAGTAATATTTTAAGTGCCGATTCGGCAAAGAACTAATTTAGGGAAAAGAATAATGTGAGCGTTCACGTTGAAGACTGAGGAGTCCCGCAAAAAGTGCCGTTTTGTATGATTCTATTAGGGTACAGAGTAGTATATGTCAAATATATAGATAATATTGATGTTGatattgtttatataaaaaattaagagAAATATCTGTATTTTTAATGACGGTGGAATCCACGGCTGTTATCATTCGGTGTTCATTTTTAAATTCTCTGGCTAACAGTCATAGCCTACAAACCACGGTAGTAAGGTAAATTGTACTGGACAAATTGTGTACGGCATGTTAGTTTGCCTACGAAAATATTGGTAAGAACCAAACTTGACACCTCTCTGAGGCAAAACATGAGAAATATTAAT
Protein-coding sequences here:
- the LOC142520309 gene encoding NDR1/HIN1-like protein 12; this encodes MTMAEYNTRAETTHNLRAEMMEEEEEEKNMHQEDRAGVPSAGYTVRSNRSRLPLICSFIAIVIVLAGITVLTVWLVYRPRKPKFSVVSAAVYELNATSSPFMYTAMQFTVVIRNPNKRLSIFYDQFSAFVSYKNQAITPQVTLPPLFQEPKSTVALSPVLGGAQVPVAAEVVGALSMDEAYGAVGLSLVLTGKMEYNAGTIIKSMGHYRVYVRCDFFVGLKKGFSAPMPLIGSNYLLCRVDV